The following proteins are co-located in the bacterium genome:
- a CDS encoding alanyl-tRNA editing protein, protein MTEQIYSVDSYAREMAAEVVATDVDDGRVLLDRTVFYPGGGGQPVDVGELAIGDDRLQVVRVKQDSDGVWHWLEGGLPKVGTKVIGRIDWDRRYRLMRTHTSMHALCGVIWERFRSPVTGGNMEPGHGRLDFEIPNWDASHRDPVEQALNEAIARHLPVEVSFMPREEADLDPTLIRTKVNLIPRSVRRIRVIDIVGLDRQADGGTHVNTTEEVGRVRITKVQSKGRGFRRIRVALEDDPA, encoded by the coding sequence ATGACGGAGCAGATCTACTCGGTTGACTCCTATGCCCGCGAGATGGCGGCTGAGGTGGTGGCCACCGACGTTGACGACGGGCGGGTGTTGCTCGACCGGACGGTGTTCTATCCGGGTGGGGGTGGTCAGCCGGTTGACGTCGGAGAGCTGGCGATCGGAGATGACCGGCTCCAGGTGGTACGGGTCAAGCAGGACTCGGACGGTGTGTGGCACTGGCTCGAGGGCGGGCTTCCGAAGGTGGGAACGAAGGTGATCGGCAGGATCGACTGGGACCGCCGGTACCGGCTGATGCGTACGCACACATCGATGCACGCCCTCTGCGGAGTGATCTGGGAGCGGTTCCGGAGCCCGGTGACGGGCGGCAACATGGAACCCGGCCACGGTCGCCTGGATTTCGAGATCCCCAACTGGGACGCCAGCCACCGGGATCCCGTCGAGCAGGCGTTGAACGAGGCCATCGCCCGGCACCTGCCTGTCGAGGTGTCCTTCATGCCCCGCGAGGAGGCCGATCTCGATCCCACCCTTATCCGCACCAAGGTCAACCTGATACCGCGCTCGGTGCGCCGGATCCGGGTGATCGACATCGTGGGCCTGGACCGCCAGGCGGACGGCGGCACCCACGTCAACACGACCGAGGAGGTGGGCCGGGTGCGGATCACCAAGGTCCAGTCGAAGGGTCGGGGGTTCCGCCGCATCCGGGTGGCCCTCGAAGACGACCCCGCGTAG
- a CDS encoding glutamate-5-semialdehyde dehydrogenase, translating to MSSGDLPQDQARSAREAQRAFVVEGAAARTEVLRNLERLLGEREDDLLAANQRDLEAPGADDLPGPIRKRLALSPSKLETLREGVNVLIDSADPVGRPMIRRELDDGLVLEQVRVPIGVLLIVFESRPDAVIQIGSLALRTGNAVLMKGGSEALHSNRALTDLLREAVVKAGGPADVVQNVEGREAVADLLAMDEDIDLVVPRGSADLVRAIKAASRIPVLGHADGICHVYVDAAADPGMAVRVAVDSKTNYVAVCNAAETLLLHRDFRAGPAVVQALLDAGVDVRGDEAVAAMAPGVTAAGPSDFGHEFGDLTIAARVVDGVDEAIDHIHAYGSAHTDTVVTEDAGVAGRFLETVDSSSVFWNASTRFADGFRYGLGAEVGIATGRVHARGPMGAEGLFTTKWVLRGDGHVVGDYGPGKRSYTHRDLALG from the coding sequence ATGTCTTCGGGGGACTTACCACAGGATCAGGCGAGATCGGCCCGGGAGGCCCAGCGGGCCTTCGTGGTCGAGGGCGCGGCGGCGCGGACCGAAGTGCTGCGGAATCTGGAGCGCCTGCTCGGCGAGCGCGAGGACGACCTGCTGGCCGCCAACCAGCGGGACCTGGAGGCTCCGGGGGCGGACGACCTCCCGGGACCGATCCGCAAGCGCCTGGCGCTTTCGCCCTCCAAGCTGGAGACGTTACGGGAGGGCGTGAACGTCCTGATCGACTCGGCCGACCCGGTGGGGCGACCCATGATCCGCCGGGAACTGGACGACGGGCTGGTCCTCGAGCAGGTGCGGGTCCCGATCGGCGTGCTGCTGATCGTCTTCGAGAGCCGCCCCGACGCGGTGATCCAGATCGGCTCGCTGGCGCTTCGCACCGGCAATGCGGTGCTCATGAAGGGCGGATCCGAGGCCCTGCACTCCAACCGGGCGCTCACCGACCTGCTGCGGGAGGCGGTGGTCAAGGCGGGAGGACCCGCCGACGTGGTCCAGAACGTGGAGGGCCGGGAGGCGGTGGCCGACCTGCTGGCCATGGACGAGGACATCGACCTGGTCGTCCCCCGGGGCTCCGCCGACCTGGTGCGCGCCATCAAGGCGGCCTCGCGCATCCCGGTGCTGGGTCATGCGGACGGCATCTGCCACGTCTACGTGGATGCCGCCGCCGATCCCGGCATGGCCGTGCGGGTGGCGGTTGACTCCAAGACGAACTACGTCGCCGTCTGCAACGCCGCCGAGACCCTACTGCTCCACCGCGACTTCCGGGCCGGCCCGGCGGTGGTCCAGGCCCTGCTCGACGCCGGGGTCGATGTGCGCGGGGACGAGGCGGTGGCGGCCATGGCTCCGGGTGTCACGGCGGCCGGCCCGTCCGACTTCGGGCACGAGTTCGGGGATCTCACCATCGCCGCCCGGGTCGTTGACGGGGTCGACGAGGCCATCGACCACATCCACGCCTACGGGTCGGCGCACACCGACACCGTGGTCACCGAGGACGCCGGGGTCGCCGGGCGCTTCCTCGAGACGGTCGACTCGTCCTCGGTATTCTGGAACGCCAGCACCCGGTTCGCCGACGGGTTCCGCTACGGGTTGGGGGCCGAGGTGGGTATCGCCACCGGCCGCGTCCACGCCCGGGGCCCGATGGGGGCGGAAGGACTGTTCACCACCAAGTGGGTACTGCGGGGCGACGGGCATGTGGTGGGCGACTACGGGCCGGGCAAGCGGTCCTACACCCACCGGGACCTGGCGCTCGGCTGA
- a CDS encoding flap endonuclease, with product MNLHLLDATYELFRAYFGYPRRAAPDGMEVGAVYGVLDSTIRLLREDGVTHLAAATDAVIESFRNDIFPGYKTGEGIEPELLGQFRLAEEALEILGVTVWAMRDFEADDAIATAAHRWKDDVERVIILSPDKDLMQCVIGDRVVTFNRRERKRYDERGVVEKFGVRPSSIPDYLALVGDAADRVPGIPGWGAKSSSTLLARYGHIEDIPASPGSWDVQVRGAARLSTNLEAARAEAALYRELTTLRLDVPLAEDLEDLEWRGAHRTRFLELCDRLGFGAIRTRPGRWRV from the coding sequence GTGAACCTTCACCTCCTGGACGCCACCTACGAGCTGTTCCGGGCCTATTTCGGGTATCCGAGGCGGGCTGCTCCGGACGGGATGGAGGTCGGCGCCGTCTACGGGGTGCTCGACTCCACGATCCGCCTGCTCCGCGAGGACGGGGTCACCCATCTGGCCGCTGCAACCGACGCGGTGATCGAGTCGTTCCGCAACGACATCTTCCCGGGCTACAAGACGGGCGAGGGAATCGAACCGGAGTTGCTCGGCCAGTTCCGGCTGGCGGAGGAGGCGTTGGAGATCCTGGGCGTGACCGTCTGGGCCATGCGGGACTTCGAAGCCGACGATGCCATCGCCACGGCCGCCCACCGCTGGAAGGACGATGTGGAGCGGGTGATCATCCTCAGTCCCGACAAGGACCTGATGCAATGCGTGATCGGGGACCGGGTGGTGACGTTCAACCGCCGGGAACGCAAGCGCTACGACGAGCGCGGGGTGGTGGAGAAGTTCGGCGTCCGGCCGTCCTCCATACCCGACTACCTGGCGCTGGTGGGTGACGCCGCCGACCGGGTTCCCGGGATTCCCGGCTGGGGCGCGAAGTCCAGTTCCACCCTCCTGGCCAGGTATGGCCACATCGAGGACATCCCCGCATCGCCCGGTAGCTGGGACGTGCAGGTCCGGGGCGCGGCCCGGCTGTCCACCAACCTGGAGGCGGCCCGAGCCGAGGCGGCCCTCTACCGGGAGCTCACCACCCTTCGACTGGACGTGCCGCTGGCCGAGGATCTGGAGGATCTCGAGTGGCGCGGCGCCCATCGAACACGCTTCCTCGAGCTGTGCGACCGGCTCGGCTTCGGCGCCATCCGCACCCGGCCCGGCCGCTGGAGGGTCTAG
- a CDS encoding MoaD/ThiS family protein — protein sequence MARVIFGSALRRYTGGVEEVEIEATTVRSLINALDRRFPGLGEHLGSGLAVAIDGEIMTDALYEPVPEGAEVHFLPPIGGG from the coding sequence GTGGCCCGGGTGATCTTCGGATCGGCGCTGCGGCGCTACACCGGAGGGGTCGAGGAGGTCGAGATCGAGGCCACCACCGTGCGCTCGCTGATCAACGCCCTGGACCGGCGGTTTCCCGGCCTGGGGGAGCATCTGGGGTCGGGCCTGGCGGTGGCGATCGACGGCGAGATCATGACCGACGCCCTCTACGAGCCCGTCCCCGAGGGCGCCGAGGTCCACTTCCTGCCGCCCATCGGAGGCGGCTGA
- a CDS encoding WhiB family transcriptional regulator — MRRSATPFILTATQSPAGGSSWRDLAACRTTDPGIFFPDPGDVVGVERAKQVCDGCPVASECLSYAVGTNQTEGVWGGTTPGERRRLRQRWLKDLREAG, encoded by the coding sequence ATGAGACGCAGCGCGACACCGTTCATCCTCACAGCGACCCAGTCCCCGGCGGGTGGGTCGTCGTGGCGCGACCTAGCGGCGTGCCGGACGACCGACCCGGGCATCTTCTTCCCCGATCCGGGCGACGTGGTGGGCGTGGAGAGAGCGAAGCAGGTATGCGACGGATGCCCGGTGGCGTCCGAGTGCCTGTCCTACGCGGTGGGCACCAACCAGACCGAGGGGGTCTGGGGTGGCACCACCCCGGGCGAACGGCGCCGGCTCCGGCAGCGGTGGCTCAAGGACCTGAGGGAAGCCGGCTGA
- a CDS encoding cupin domain-containing protein — MDYEPGTPIVITEAEGVGLTTPEPFVRHVKALLSPLLQPGIGDFAIGTCEVPPGQKGSLHTHADAAEIWMFSEGRGRATVGEREIVTGPGTVVFTPPGVSHQFFNTGDSPVKLFWMYSPSGAERDVIDACFS; from the coding sequence ATGGATTACGAGCCGGGAACACCGATCGTGATCACCGAGGCGGAAGGGGTGGGACTGACCACTCCCGAGCCGTTCGTGCGACATGTGAAGGCATTGCTGTCTCCCTTGCTCCAGCCGGGCATAGGAGACTTCGCCATAGGCACCTGCGAGGTACCGCCCGGCCAGAAGGGGAGCCTGCACACGCACGCGGACGCCGCCGAGATCTGGATGTTCTCGGAGGGCAGGGGTCGGGCGACGGTGGGTGAGCGGGAGATCGTCACCGGTCCCGGCACGGTCGTCTTCACGCCTCCCGGAGTCAGCCACCAGTTCTTCAACACCGGAGACAGCCCGGTGAAGCTGTTCTGGATGTACAGCCCGTCGGGCGCGGAGCGGGACGTCATCGACGCCTGCTTCAGCTAG
- a CDS encoding acyl-CoA dehydrogenase family protein has protein sequence MDFEFSSRVERLRSALLDFMDGMVYPAEALYAEQMAAAGDPHHHPRVMEDLKAEARARGLWNLFLPDPDRGAGLSVLEYAPLAEITGRSPLLAPEAVNCSAPDTGNMEILHMFGTEEQKRRWLDPLLEGAIRSCISMSEPDVASSDPRNIRTRITEEGDQLVIRGRKWFSTGAASPRCRVAIVMGVTDPDAHPYRRQSMVLVPLDRPGVTIEHDSSVFGYHDRGGHATIHFDNVRVPASNLLGERGGGFAMAQARLGPGRIHHCMRAIGMAERAFDLMCARAQARQAFGSLLSDQGVVRDWIGDSRIRIEQARLMVLKTAWMIDTVGTREARVEISAIKVAVPRMARLVIDRAIQLFGAAGVSEQFPLAHLYAQVRSLQILDGPDEVHVRAVARRELARYEPGEVPPPYPF, from the coding sequence GTGGACTTCGAGTTTTCGTCGCGAGTGGAGCGGCTCCGGTCCGCGCTGCTTGACTTCATGGATGGGATGGTCTACCCCGCCGAAGCCCTCTATGCAGAGCAGATGGCGGCTGCCGGGGACCCCCACCACCATCCACGGGTCATGGAGGATCTGAAGGCGGAGGCCCGAGCCAGGGGCTTGTGGAACCTGTTCCTGCCCGATCCGGACCGGGGGGCGGGCCTGTCGGTCCTTGAGTACGCACCGCTGGCCGAGATCACCGGCCGAAGCCCGCTGCTGGCGCCCGAGGCGGTGAACTGCTCGGCCCCCGACACCGGCAACATGGAGATCCTCCACATGTTCGGGACGGAGGAGCAGAAGCGCCGCTGGCTCGATCCGCTACTGGAGGGCGCCATCCGGTCGTGCATCTCGATGAGCGAGCCGGATGTCGCCTCTTCGGACCCCCGCAACATCCGCACCCGTATCACGGAGGAGGGCGATCAGCTCGTCATCCGCGGTCGCAAGTGGTTCTCGACCGGGGCGGCCAGCCCGCGCTGTCGGGTGGCGATCGTCATGGGGGTGACCGATCCGGACGCCCATCCCTACCGGCGCCAGAGCATGGTGCTGGTGCCGCTCGATCGTCCGGGGGTGACCATCGAGCACGATTCCTCCGTTTTCGGCTATCACGATCGGGGAGGCCACGCCACGATCCACTTCGACAATGTCCGCGTGCCGGCCTCGAACCTCCTGGGCGAGCGGGGCGGGGGCTTCGCCATGGCCCAGGCCCGCCTCGGTCCGGGACGGATCCATCACTGCATGAGGGCGATCGGCATGGCCGAGCGGGCATTCGATCTGATGTGCGCCCGGGCACAGGCCAGGCAGGCATTCGGGTCGCTGCTGTCGGACCAGGGTGTGGTGCGGGACTGGATCGGCGATTCGCGGATCCGGATCGAACAGGCTCGCCTGATGGTGTTGAAGACGGCCTGGATGATCGACACGGTGGGCACCCGCGAGGCCCGTGTCGAGATCTCGGCAATCAAGGTGGCCGTGCCCCGGATGGCCAGGCTGGTGATCGACCGCGCCATCCAGCTGTTCGGCGCCGCCGGGGTGTCGGAGCAGTTCCCGCTGGCCCATCTCTATGCGCAGGTCCGCTCCCTGCAGATCCTCGACGGGCCCGACGAGGTGCATGTCCGAGCGGTGGCCCGCCGCGAGCTGGCCCGCTACGAACCGGGTGAGGTCCCCCCTCCGTATCCCTTCTGA
- a CDS encoding GPP34 family phosphoprotein: MLRFVEEILLLLLRDEDGKFYHVSRFAMDRAIAGAVLMDLAMENRIDTDLEDMILLDATPTGDDLLDPTLALIAAGEKRNALYWVEQTARYSDEIREAALSRLVERGILERQEDSFLWVFRSRRYPAVDGEAEREVKLRIMGVLFSDEIPDPHDVVLICLADVCGIFKLLLSKQELEQAAARIAQVRKLDLIGQAVAQAIHEIEISIASAVMF; encoded by the coding sequence ATGCTGAGATTCGTGGAAGAGATCCTCCTGCTCCTGCTCCGCGACGAGGACGGCAAGTTCTATCACGTGTCCCGGTTCGCGATGGATCGCGCCATCGCCGGGGCCGTCCTCATGGACCTGGCCATGGAGAACCGCATCGACACCGATCTCGAGGACATGATCCTGCTCGATGCCACCCCCACGGGCGACGACCTGCTGGACCCGACCCTGGCCCTGATCGCCGCCGGGGAGAAGCGCAACGCCCTCTACTGGGTGGAGCAGACAGCCCGGTACTCCGACGAGATCCGGGAGGCGGCCCTGTCACGGCTGGTGGAGCGGGGGATCCTGGAACGCCAGGAGGATTCCTTCCTCTGGGTGTTCCGTTCGAGGCGCTACCCGGCGGTTGACGGCGAGGCGGAGCGCGAGGTCAAGCTGCGGATCATGGGGGTGCTGTTCAGCGACGAGATCCCCGACCCGCACGACGTGGTGCTCATCTGCCTGGCCGACGTGTGCGGCATCTTCAAGCTGTTGCTGTCCAAGCAGGAACTTGAGCAGGCCGCAGCACGGATCGCGCAGGTGCGGAAGCTGGATCTGATCGGCCAGGCCGTGGCCCAGGCCATCCATGAGATCGAGATATCGATCGCCTCAGCGGTGATGTTCTAA
- a CDS encoding OsmC family protein, with product MSTGDINGVDTAHLLFARGVVGDTPAAGDYTWRASNEWVHGTHSKTQIDGYFGLGEERNHKGTYEFEADHPLEFNAEDNAATPVEIVLAGLASCLTAGVAAVAENREIKLRSVKATLEADMNIGGILGSDPDVRNGFNDVRVNYEIDADDTSEADLEALVAQSQKISAVFDIMTNPTNVTVSVG from the coding sequence ATGAGCACTGGTGACATCAACGGAGTCGATACGGCTCACCTGTTGTTCGCGCGGGGAGTGGTCGGGGACACACCGGCCGCCGGCGACTACACGTGGAGGGCCTCGAACGAGTGGGTCCACGGAACCCACAGCAAGACGCAGATCGATGGCTACTTCGGTCTCGGCGAGGAGCGCAACCACAAGGGGACCTACGAGTTCGAGGCCGACCATCCGCTGGAGTTCAACGCGGAGGACAATGCCGCCACTCCCGTGGAGATCGTGCTGGCGGGCCTGGCCAGCTGCCTGACAGCCGGCGTGGCCGCGGTGGCCGAGAACCGCGAGATCAAGCTCCGCTCGGTGAAGGCCACGCTCGAGGCCGACATGAACATCGGGGGCATCCTCGGATCCGACCCCGATGTCAGGAACGGGTTCAACGACGTCCGGGTCAACTACGAGATCGACGCCGACGACACGAGCGAGGCCGATCTCGAGGCGCTGGTGGCGCAGTCCCAGAAGATCTCGGCGGTCTTCGACATCATGACCAATCCCACCAACGTGACCGTAAGCGTCGGCTGA
- a CDS encoding MFS transporter — MPPLSTLRSVTGLRRALPGRRGTPRNRGSTSTLRAFRHRSFTVLWAGLFFYRVGFWIGLLTFQLMVARLTRNSPWMLGLLSFFNSIPMLVVTPFVGVVADRLDRKLLIVANQVVMGVAAAVMSYLVIVGRADSVVVMFGFALVFGVGLAFAIPINQAAVANSVPPEDLRSAVSTNSIGLNLARIGGPALAGPILALWGPGGTFAVWAVAALSGAVATSMITLRPYQPEQDTLGVFARMRQGIEYVRERPTIMKALAMATMVTVFGTSYMAVLPVIAYDTLGGSDQTFTMLIMLIGLGAMLGAFTAGSGRLPLNMTTITWAAVAFGVVEGLFAVTRSVWAAGILVTVAGGLNFFLLTCLTTLVQTLATESKRGRVMSLFVLAWGGVFPLGTLVLGALAEAISTPYALAAFGSVLVVYSLWARPGRRTVTSTSRLASS; from the coding sequence TTGCCACCTCTTTCAACGCTCCGCTCTGTCACCGGCCTGCGGCGCGCCCTGCCCGGGAGGCGAGGAACACCCCGCAATAGAGGCTCGACATCAACCCTGAGGGCCTTCCGGCATCGCAGTTTCACCGTCCTGTGGGCCGGGCTGTTCTTCTACCGGGTGGGTTTTTGGATCGGCTTGCTCACTTTCCAGTTGATGGTGGCCCGCCTGACCCGTAACAGCCCGTGGATGCTGGGCCTGCTGTCGTTCTTCAACTCCATCCCGATGCTTGTGGTCACCCCCTTCGTGGGTGTGGTGGCCGACCGCCTCGACCGGAAACTCCTCATCGTGGCCAACCAGGTCGTCATGGGCGTCGCGGCTGCGGTCATGAGCTACCTGGTCATAGTCGGCCGCGCCGACTCGGTGGTGGTGATGTTCGGCTTTGCCCTCGTCTTCGGGGTCGGGCTGGCGTTCGCGATCCCGATCAACCAGGCGGCGGTGGCCAATTCCGTCCCACCCGAGGACCTGCGGAGCGCGGTGTCGACTAACTCGATCGGGCTCAACCTGGCCCGTATCGGAGGGCCGGCGCTGGCGGGGCCGATCCTGGCTCTCTGGGGACCCGGAGGCACCTTCGCGGTGTGGGCGGTGGCAGCCCTGTCCGGAGCGGTGGCGACCTCGATGATCACGCTGAGGCCCTACCAGCCCGAGCAGGACACGCTCGGCGTCTTCGCTCGGATGCGCCAGGGCATCGAGTACGTCCGGGAGCGTCCCACCATCATGAAGGCGCTGGCCATGGCCACCATGGTGACCGTCTTCGGCACCTCATACATGGCCGTGCTCCCGGTGATCGCCTACGACACTCTGGGCGGGAGCGACCAGACCTTCACGATGCTGATAATGCTGATCGGTCTCGGCGCCATGCTCGGCGCGTTCACGGCCGGGAGCGGCCGGTTACCGCTGAACATGACCACCATCACATGGGCCGCGGTCGCTTTCGGGGTGGTTGAAGGGTTGTTCGCCGTGACCCGGTCTGTCTGGGCGGCGGGGATCCTTGTGACGGTGGCGGGCGGCCTCAACTTCTTCCTGCTCACCTGCCTGACCACCCTGGTCCAGACCCTGGCCACCGAGTCCAAGCGGGGACGGGTGATGAGCCTGTTCGTGCTCGCGTGGGGAGGCGTCTTCCCGCTGGGAACACTGGTGCTCGGCGCTCTAGCGGAGGCGATCAGCACTCCCTACGCCCTGGCTGCGTTCGGCTCGGTGCTGGTCGTCTACAGCCTCTGGGCCCGTCCCGGACGCCGGACTGTCACATCCACCTCACGGCTGGCAAGCTCGTGA
- a CDS encoding MaoC family dehydratase: MSIRAELEARVGQVIGVGDWHTITQADIDRFAGATRDPQWIHVDAARAAEGPFGATIAHGFMTLALTPGIGPVLDLPGLEMIINYGLNRVRFLSPVPVGSRVRVVREIAGVSEKPNGILLEEKVTIELEGSARPACVAETLVLLVV, translated from the coding sequence ATGAGCATCAGGGCGGAACTGGAGGCTCGGGTCGGCCAGGTCATCGGCGTGGGCGATTGGCACACCATCACCCAGGCCGACATCGACCGCTTCGCCGGCGCCACCCGTGACCCTCAATGGATCCACGTGGACGCCGCCCGGGCTGCCGAAGGCCCGTTCGGCGCCACCATCGCCCACGGGTTCATGACCCTGGCGCTGACACCGGGAATCGGACCCGTTCTCGACCTCCCCGGACTCGAGATGATCATCAACTACGGCCTCAACCGGGTGCGGTTCCTCAGCCCGGTCCCGGTCGGTTCGAGGGTGCGGGTGGTCCGGGAGATAGCGGGCGTGTCGGAGAAGCCCAACGGCATCCTTCTCGAGGAGAAGGTGACGATCGAGTTGGAAGGGTCCGCCAGGCCCGCCTGCGTGGCCGAGACGCTGGTGCTGCTGGTCGTGTAG
- a CDS encoding NAD(P)-binding domain-containing protein, whose product MRTTTVVIGAGHSGLAASYFLSARGIDHVVLERGEVANTWRTERWDSLRLLTPNWQVSLPGLAYDGDDPDGFMTVTELVGVIDRYARLVNPPLRTRTTVTSVRPDGDGYEVVTDRGVWRCRSVILASGGFNLPKVPPIAAALPDSVRSVTPHEYRRPSDLEDGGVLVVGVSATGIQLAEEIHRSGRPVTVSVGEHVRMPRIYRGRDIRYWMDVTGVSDERYDEADDVFRARQVPSPQLVGSPERKTLDLNALTDQGVRMVGRLAGIRDGKAQLSGSLHNKVTRSDLKMNRLLTTIDEWVTENGLDGRYDPPHRFERTRVEDSPPLLIDLDGENVRTVLWATGYRPDYSWLHVPVVDYKGRIRHDGGVVSDSPGLYVIGLNFLRRRKSSFIHGAEDDARDLVDHLAAYLEARVPVGVG is encoded by the coding sequence ATGCGTACTACCACCGTCGTCATCGGCGCCGGGCACAGCGGCTTGGCGGCGAGCTACTTCCTGTCGGCTCGGGGCATCGACCATGTGGTCCTGGAGCGGGGTGAGGTGGCCAATACCTGGCGGACCGAACGCTGGGACTCGCTGCGGCTGCTGACCCCCAACTGGCAGGTCAGCCTGCCCGGCCTCGCTTACGACGGTGACGATCCGGACGGCTTCATGACCGTGACGGAGTTGGTGGGCGTCATCGACCGGTACGCCCGGTTGGTGAACCCACCTCTCCGGACGCGCACCACCGTCACCTCGGTCCGCCCGGACGGTGACGGTTACGAGGTGGTGACCGACCGCGGCGTGTGGCGGTGCCGGTCGGTGATTCTGGCCAGCGGGGGCTTCAACCTGCCCAAGGTGCCCCCCATCGCGGCCGCCCTCCCCGACTCGGTCCGTTCCGTCACCCCGCACGAGTACCGCCGCCCCTCCGATCTCGAAGATGGAGGGGTGCTGGTGGTGGGGGTGTCCGCCACCGGCATCCAGCTCGCCGAGGAGATCCATAGATCGGGCCGTCCCGTCACCGTGTCGGTGGGTGAGCACGTGCGCATGCCCAGGATCTACAGAGGCCGGGATATCCGGTACTGGATGGACGTGACCGGCGTCTCCGACGAGCGCTACGACGAGGCGGACGATGTGTTCCGCGCCCGCCAGGTCCCCTCGCCCCAGCTGGTCGGATCCCCGGAGCGCAAGACCCTCGATCTCAACGCCCTGACCGACCAGGGGGTGCGGATGGTGGGTCGCCTGGCGGGGATCAGGGACGGAAAGGCCCAGCTGTCGGGATCCCTACACAACAAGGTCACCCGCTCCGACCTCAAGATGAACCGCCTGCTGACCACCATCGACGAGTGGGTCACGGAGAACGGGTTGGACGGACGGTACGATCCACCCCATCGATTCGAGCGCACCCGGGTCGAGGACTCGCCGCCGCTGCTGATCGATCTGGACGGGGAGAACGTCCGCACCGTGCTGTGGGCGACCGGGTACCGCCCCGACTACTCGTGGCTCCACGTTCCGGTGGTGGACTACAAGGGCCGGATCCGCCACGACGGCGGGGTGGTGAGCGATTCGCCGGGCCTGTACGTGATCGGGTTGAATTTCCTGCGCCGTCGCAAGTCCAGCTTCATCCACGGCGCCGAGGACGACGCCCGCGACCTGGTCGATCACCTGGCTGCCTACCTGGAGGCTCGGGTGCCGGTGGGAGTCGGCTGA